The bacterium BMS3Abin02 genome contains the following window.
ACGGAGCTTGGCGTCGACCTTCCCCTGGAGGTCATACGGACCTGGTACGACCATCCCGCATATCTCGATGTCCAGGCCGCACTGGTGTCGGAGGCGATCGAGCGACTTCCCGAGAGCGACCGGGATGGCGTCACCGTGCTGTTCTCGGCACACGGGCTTCCACAACGGGTTGCCGATCGAGGCGACCCGTATCCGGAGGAGACGGCGGCGACCGTGGCCGGTGTCGTGCAACGCCTCGCCTACCGGATCGACGCGAGGATCGGCTACCAGTCCCGTACCCGTCCGGTTCGCTGGATCGGACCGGGAACCGACGAGGTCCTTCGTGATCTCGCCGCCGAAGGGATCACCACCGTTGTCGTCGTGCCGATCTCGTTCGTGTCCGACCACTTCGAGACGCTCTACGAGACCGACATCCTGTTCCGGGACACCGCGAAGAAAGAGGGGATTCGCCGGTACATCCGTGCAGACGTCATGAACGACCGGCCCGAAGTGGGGCCGATGCTCGCAAGCATTCTGGAGGATTCGCTGTGAAGAACGTCATTGTCGTCGGCGGCGGCCTGGGAGGGCTGTTCACCGCCGTGGAACTGCGTCGCCGGGGCATGAACGTCACCGTGCTGGAGGCGGCGTCCGAGCCGGGCGGTGTCGCCCGCACCGTCATCGAGGACGGGTTCGTCCTGGAACCGGCGGCGAGTTCGGTGCTGCTCCCCAACGCCGATCTCTCCCCGATCCTCGAAACCGCCGGAGTCGAGATGGTCCCGGCGGCGGAAGCCGCAAAGACACGCTACGTCTACACGCGGGGAAAACTGATCGAGATCCCAGAATCTCCGGCGATCCTGCTCTCTCCGCTGGTTTCGTGGAAAGCGAAGCTGCGCGCCGTTCGCGAGCCGTGGATCAAGACCCCGCCGCCGGACGGCGACGAATCGATGCACGCCTTCTTCGCACGGAGGTTCGGTCCGGAACTCGGTGCCCTCGCCTCGACGCTGATGGCCCACGGCGTCTTTGCCGGAGATCCGAGCCGGCTTTCGATGCGTGGCGCATTTCCGAAGATGGTCGCACTCGAGGACGAGGCCGGCAGCATGATCAAAGGCGGCATCGCCCGGATGAGGCAGCGTCCCAAAGGGCGTCCGAGGGCGAGCGTGCACGTCGCTGCCGAAGGGATGGCCGGTGTGGCGCGGACGCTCGCGGCGCACCTCGGGGAAACGTACCGATCCGAGTGGCCGGTCACATCGATCGAGCCGGACGATGGGGGCTGGATCGTTCGCGGTCCCGGTGAGGAACGGGCCGACGACGTCGTCGTCGCGATACCCCCGCATGCTGCGACACGCATCCTCCCGTCGGACGTCTCCGGCATCGTTGCCGAGGGAACGACGGCACCGGTCGTCGTCGTGTGGATCGGGGGTCGGACCGCAGATCTGCCGATTCCATCGGGTTTCGGTGTGCTCGTGGGCCCGGACGCCGACGTGCACGCTCTGGGAATCCTGTTCGAGTCCCGCTACGCCCCAGGTCGGGCGCCCTCACTGCACACTCTCGCCAAAGGTATCTACGGGGGTGCCGCAGATCCGGCAGTGATGGAGCGCTCCGACGAGGAACTCGTTGCGTTGTTCGTCGAGGAGACCGGTCGGGTGTGCGGCGTCGAGATGAAACCGTCGTGGAGCAGGGTGATCCGTCAGGAGCCGGGCATTCCGCAATACGACGTGGGTCATGTTGCATGGCTCGACAAACTGGATACGGCGCTGTCGGGTCTGCCGGGACTCCACGTCGCCGGGTGGGGATACCGGGGGATCGGGCTGTCCGGGCTCGCGGCGGACGCCGTACGGCTCGGCGCGGTGCTGTCAAGGGAGTGACCAGACGTTTGCTGCGAAGGTGATCGCCTTCGCCGACCCAGGTCGACGATCGGTTCATCAACCGTCGGCCCGGTGGCGGCCGGCAGGGCTGCGTGGCGGCGTTCGCGGTCGGATGCAACAATGCGTCGATGGAGACAGGCGAGGAAGCATCGGGGGAGGATCGGACGGAATCGCTTCGAGATGCCGTCCCCGCATCTCGGCTGCATGTCTTGCGGACGGCCCTTGGTGGGGCATTGCAGGATCCTGTGATCGTCATCCTGATCCTCGCCGGGATCTTCGACGGACTTTCCGGTAGTCCCGTTCATGCCATTCTGCTCATCGGTGTCGGCCTGCTGCTCGCCCGGACTTCCACCGAAGGGCCGGCGATCCAGGGTCCCGGCTCTCAGGTCGGCGATGTCGGCGGGCGAGATGGCAGATACGTGGGAGTGCGGAAGGCTCTGGCCGAACCTGCCCACGTCTCGGAGCGCAATGCCGTCGGACTGGTCGTGGTCGTCCTCTATGCGGCGATCGTCGGAGGTTTTGAGCGCTACTCGTGGCCGGCAACGCTCGCGGTCGTCGTGCCGGGGCTTCTGGGCCTGGTGCTCGTGTGGCGGGAATCCGTCGTGCCGGGGCCGGAGCCCGCGCCGATCAGCCGTCGGGGCGCAAGGGCGTGGGGAACCGTGTTCGTCGCTCTGGGGCTGTGGGAGCTCACCAACCTGCTCCTTCAGCCTTCTCTCGAGGTCGGTTCCCATGCGCATCCGACGTTGAGTGTTCTCATGGACCCGATTCTCTCCTTGCACGTCGGTCGCTCCATCTCGTTGTTCTTGTGGTTGGCGTTCGGCTGGTACCTGGTGAGACGATGAGTAGTCATGACGTCACCGTCGCGATCTATGCGCTTATCGCGCTCGTCGGTGTGGCGGTGCAGTTGATGAGCCTTCGCGAGGGGTCCGACATCCCGTCGTTGGGACAGGTGCTCACCAGGATCATGCACAGCCGGTCGGGTCGCATCGGTGTCATGGCGGGCTGGATGTGGCTCGGTTTGCACTACTTCGCTCGTTGAGCCCTCCTGAACTGCTTTCTCGTCAATGCTGGCGTCGCTATGCGACGCCAGCATTGACGAGAAAGGAAAAAGCGCCCCCGGCAGGATTCGAACCTGCGCACCCGGCTCCGGAGGCCGGCGCTCTATCCCCTGAGCTACGAGGGCGGGGCCGTCATGTTACCGTCCGCCAGGCGCGAGGACGCCGGACGCTCACCCCACGTCGAGTCGCAGCAGATCCGCATAGGTCTCTCGTCGCACGACGAGGCGGGCATCACCATCGCGACAGAAGACGACGGCCGGCCGGCGGACCTTGTTGTAGTTGGAACCCATCGAGTGCCCGTACGCTCCCGTGACGGGAGTGGCGAGGATGTCGTCGACGTGCAAGTCCTCGGGAACCCACCCTTCGGCGACCAGCACGTCGCCCGATTCACAGTGTTTGCCGACAACCCTGATCGCACGGGTGCGAGGGCTGTCGACCGCGCGAGGCAGGAAGGTCTCGTAGCCGCTGCCGTAGAGGACCGGACGCGGATTGTCGCTCATCCCACCGTCGACCGCCACGTAGGTGCGGACACCGGGGATCTCCTTCACCGTCCCGACCGTGTAGAGCGTGATCGCGGCCGTGGCCACGATCGATCGGCCCGGCTCCGTCGACAAACGTGCGTCGACACCTTCTGACTGCAGCACCTCCTCGAGCGCCAACGCCCACTCGGTGATCGTTGGTGCGTTCTCGCCCTCGACGTACGGTATCCCGAGCCCACCACCCAGGGAGAGTTCAGGAAGCCGGTATGGCGCGGCGAGCCGCGCGACCACACGAGCAGCCTGGGCGAATGCGTCGAGGGAGAACACCTGGCTGCCGATGTGCGCATGGAGGCCGACGAGATGCATGCTCTCGGACGCGGCGGCTCGCCGAATTGCAGTGTCGGCCGTGCCCGTGGAAGCGGTGAATCCGAACTTCGTGTCGTCCCGGCCGGTCTGCACGAACTCGTGGGTATGCGCCTCGACACCCGGCGTGACGCGAATCAGCACTTCGGGAACGGGGAGCCCTCGCCGGTGGAGCGCATCGATGCGGCCCATCTCGTCGAAGTTGTCGACGACGAGGCGTCCAACGCCCGTGCTCAAGGCCATTTCGAGCTCTTCGGGCGACTTGTTGTTGCCGTGCATGACCACGCGCCCCGCGGGTACGCCGGCAGCGAGGACGATGGTCAGTTCCCCTCCGGTGGCGACATCGAGCCACATTCCCTCTTCGTGGGCCAAACGAGCCATCGCGGTGCACAAGAATGCCTTCGTTGCGTACGTGACACCGTCACCGAACGCAGCGACGGCTTCGCGACAACGGCTTCTGATGTGGTCCTCGTCGTAGACGAACAGCGGCGTTTCGAAGTCTCGAGCCAGATCGAGTGTGTCGCACCCGGCGATTCGAAGACGCCCGTCGACCACACCGGCGTGATCGGGAAGCAGCAAATCGGGGAGGGGACCGGGCATCGTGGCGCGAGCGTACCGGAGTGTCGCGCCATTTGCCCCGATGGAGCGGAGCCTCGGTGGCTACCATCGCCGATCATGGAGCTGCAATGGCCGTAGGGATCGGCATTCTCGGAGGTGGGATCGTGGGAGGCGCGCTGCTGCAGCGTCTCATCGAGGATCGTGACGCGCTGACCGCCCGCACGGGACTCGAACTCCAGGTCCGCAGAGTGGCGATCCGCTCACCGGAAAAGACGCGTGTGTTCCCGATCCCCGACGCTCTCATCACGACGAGCCCCCGGGTGGTGATCGACGATCCGGAGGTGCAACTCGTCGTCGAGGTGATGGGCGGTTTGGAGCCGGCCGGCGAACTCGTTCTCGCCGCACTCCGGGCCGGCAAGCCCGTCGTCACGGCCAACAAGGAACTGGTCGCCGCAAGGGGTGTGGAGCTGCTGGAGGAAGCGGCGCGTGCCGGCGTGTCGCTGCTCTTCGAGGCGTCGGTCGGTGGGGGCATCCCGATCATCCGCCCGCTCACCGAGACGCTTGCCGGTGAGTCGCTGACGCGTGTGATGGGAATCGTCAACGGGACGACGAACTATCTGCTGACGCGCATGACCGAAGATGGTGCTTCGTTCGAAGAGGCGCTGGAAGAGGCACAAGCCCGAGGCTTTGCAGAGTCCGATCCGACCGCGGACATCTCGGGAGCCGATGCGGTGGCGAAGGCTGCGATCCTTGCGAGCCTTGCCTTCGGGACCGTCGTGAGCACCGATCAGGTGTACCGGGAGGGAATCGAGAACGTGCAGATAGCGGACGTCGGCTTCGCGGCCGATCTCGGCTACGTCCTGAAACTCCTCGCCATCGCCGACAAGGACGAGGACGGCATCACGGTTCGGGTCCATCCGACGCTCGTTCCCAGAGCTCATCCGCTGGCGTCGGTCAGGGGTGTCGCCAACGCCGTGTTCGTGGAAGGTCCGGAGGTGGGCGAGTTGCTGTTCTCCGGTCCCGGTGCGGGAGGCGGCCCGACGGCGACGGCCGTGCTCGGCGACATCATCGACGCAGCTCGCGAGCTTCTCGCAGGGCCGCGAGCCACCCCTCGTGTCCGTTTCGGCCCTGGACACGTCCGTCCTTTCGAGGAGGCGACGACCAAGTGGTACATCCGCCTCCACGTTCTCGACGCCCCCGGCGTGCTTGCCAACATTGCAGGAGCGTTCGGGAAGGCGGACGTCAGCATCAAGTCGGTCTGGCAGGAAGGGCGTGGCGACGAGGCGACACTGCTGCTGATCACTCACGATGCCCGCGAGGCACACTTGCGCGCCGCAGTCGCGTCGCTGGAAGACCTCGACGAGGTTCGGGAGGTGGCCGCATCGATACGGGTGCAGAGCGACGAACCATGAGGTATGTGTCGACCCGCGGTGGGGTCGTCGAGGCATCCTTCGAAGACGTGCTGCTCAGCGGGCTTGCAGCCGACGGCGGCCTTTTCGTTCCGGAGACGTGGCCGGAACTCGACGCTACGGATCTTCGCGACCTCGGTCGGCTTTCCTATCCGGACCTCGTGGCCGCGGTCGCTGCGATGTTCGGTGCAGGGGAGCCGGGCGAGCTGTCGGCGCTTGCCGGCGCTGCGTACGCAGGGTTCGATCGCCTCGTGCCGATCACCGAACTTGGTGACGAACGGTACCTGCTCGAGCTGTTCTGGGGACCCACCTTTGCGTTCAAGGACTACGCCCTCCAGTGGCTCGGACGGCTCCTCGATCGGGCGCTCGAGACGCGAGGTGAGCACTATGTGGTGCTCGGGGCAACGTCCGGTGACACGGGCTCTGCTGCGATCGCGGCCGTGGCAGGCCGTCCCGCGCTCGACGTCGTCATTCTCCATCCCCGTGGGAGAGTCTCCGACGTGCAGCGACGACAGATGACGACGGTCGCCGCCGAGAACGTGCACAACGTCGCGATCGGTGGGACGTTCGACGATTGTCAGCGCATCGTCAAAGAGCTGCTCATCAGGTTGGACGGTCCCGTCTCGTCGGTGAACTCGATCAACTGGGCGCGGGTGATGGGCCAGATCCCGTACTACCTGTGGGCGGTGAACGCCGTCGATGCCGACGAGGTCGACGTCGCCGTACCGACCGGGAACTTCGGCAACGTCTACTCCGCCTGGGTCGCGAAGCGGATGGGGGTTCCGATTCGCAGATTGATCGTCGGGACGAATGTGAACCGCAGCGTCGTACGCTTTGTCGACGACGGATCCATCGTCCCGAGTGAGGTGATTCCGACGGTCGCCCCCGCAATGGACATTCAGATCCCGTCGAATCTCGAGCGTCTGGTCTACGAGCTCCTCGGCCGTGACGGATCTCGCGTCGCCGATGCGATGGCCGGCGCGGGAATCCCCGGTCTCGGTCACACACCCTTCGAAGGGCACTGGTTCACCGACGACCAGATCGTGGATGTCATCGGTTCGGTCTTTCGCAGGTGGGGCAGACAGATCGACCCCCACACCGCCGTTGCCGTCGCCGCCTCGGACGCAGAGGTTCGCGATGTTCCGGTCATCGTGGTGGGTACCGCCCACCCGGCGAAGTTCCCGGAGGTTGTCGAAGCGGCGATCGGGAGAAGGCCGGACACGCCGTCCCGGATCGCCGACCTTGCCGACCGCGACGAGCACTTTGTGGTCCTTCCTGCGAGCTCGCGGGCCGTGGAGGAATTCATCGGGGGCTTCTGTACTTGGAAGATCGGCGAATCCACCGTAGAATGACTTCATACCCCCTGCGCATCGATCGTTGATCGCGTCGGGTTCCCAAGCCTCCGATGATGTTCCTTCGTGCCTTGAGAGGCGGGAGACATCGAGAGAGCATGTCGCCGAGCCTCCAGTGACGGCTTCCCGACTGAAAGGATGACATGACCACCAGAGCGGAACTCCAGGAGAAATCCGTGAAGGACCTCCGTACCATCGCCGCCGCGGTGGGTATCGAGACCGATGGTCTACAGAAAGCCAAACTCATCGATCGCATTCTGAATGCCGACGGGGTCGCGGTGAGTACCGAACCGGCTCCCATCGACCTTCCTGCGGCGATGCCTGTCGAAGCGCCCGAGCCGGTCGGCGACGGTGAGCCCGCGGCCACAGTCGAAGGTGAATCGACCAATGATGAGGCCGGCCGTGGCCAGGACTCGACCCCCGGCGGTGACGAATCGCGTCGCTCCGACGACGGTGGTTCCCAGCGTGAGCAGCATCAGGGCGACACGCAGCGCCAGGGCGACACGCAGCGCCAGGGCGACGAGCAGCGCCAGGGCGACGAGCAGCGCCAGGGCGACGAGCAGCGCAACAGGCGGCGGCGTCGCCGCTCGTCCGGCGGCGGCCAGCCCCAGGTGCCCGAAGGGGAACTCGAACAGCGTGAGGGCATCCTCGACATTCTTCCCGAGGGATACGGGTTCCTCAGAGTCACGGGCTACCTTCCCGGCGACTTGGACGTCTACGTCTCCGCCAGCCAGATCCGCAAGTTCGGACTGCGCAAAGGCGACCAGGTGAGCGGACCGATCCGTCCACCCCGATCACAGGAGAAGTTCCCCGCATTGACGCGGATCCTCGGCGTGAACGGGATGACGGCCGAGGAAGCCCGGCAACGGCCGAAGTTCTCCAAGCTCACACCTTTGTTCCCGGACATCAGACTTCGACTCGAAGTGGAAAGTATGCCGAACCACAGCCTGGCGCGAATCATCGACCTGATCGCTCCGATAGGCAAAGGACAGCGAGGGATGATCGTGTCCCCGTCGAAGGCCGGCAAGACCACCGTGTTGAAGGAGATCGCGCACTCGATCGCGGTCAACAACCCCGAGTGC
Protein-coding sequences here:
- the thrC_1 gene encoding threonine synthase encodes the protein MRYVSTRGGVVEASFEDVLLSGLAADGGLFVPETWPELDATDLRDLGRLSYPDLVAAVAAMFGAGEPGELSALAGAAYAGFDRLVPITELGDERYLLELFWGPTFAFKDYALQWLGRLLDRALETRGEHYVVLGATSGDTGSAAIAAVAGRPALDVVILHPRGRVSDVQRRQMTTVAAENVHNVAIGGTFDDCQRIVKELLIRLDGPVSSVNSINWARVMGQIPYYLWAVNAVDADEVDVAVPTGNFGNVYSAWVAKRMGVPIRRLIVGTNVNRSVVRFVDDGSIVPSEVIPTVAPAMDIQIPSNLERLVYELLGRDGSRVADAMAGAGIPGLGHTPFEGHWFTDDQIVDVIGSVFRRWGRQIDPHTAVAVAASDAEVRDVPVIVVGTAHPAKFPEVVEAAIGRRPDTPSRIADLADRDEHFVVLPASSRAVEEFIGGFCTWKIGESTVE
- the hom gene encoding homoserine dehydrogenase — encoded protein: MAVGIGILGGGIVGGALLQRLIEDRDALTARTGLELQVRRVAIRSPEKTRVFPIPDALITTSPRVVIDDPEVQLVVEVMGGLEPAGELVLAALRAGKPVVTANKELVAARGVELLEEAARAGVSLLFEASVGGGIPIIRPLTETLAGESLTRVMGIVNGTTNYLLTRMTEDGASFEEALEEAQARGFAESDPTADISGADAVAKAAILASLAFGTVVSTDQVYREGIENVQIADVGFAADLGYVLKLLAIADKDEDGITVRVHPTLVPRAHPLASVRGVANAVFVEGPEVGELLFSGPGAGGGPTATAVLGDIIDAARELLAGPRATPRVRFGPGHVRPFEEATTKWYIRLHVLDAPGVLANIAGAFGKADVSIKSVWQEGRGDEATLLLITHDAREAHLRAAVASLEDLDEVREVAASIRVQSDEP
- the lysA gene encoding diaminopimelate decarboxylase, encoding MPGPLPDLLLPDHAGVVDGRLRIAGCDTLDLARDFETPLFVYDEDHIRSRCREAVAAFGDGVTYATKAFLCTAMARLAHEEGMWLDVATGGELTIVLAAGVPAGRVVMHGNNKSPEELEMALSTGVGRLVVDNFDEMGRIDALHRRGLPVPEVLIRVTPGVEAHTHEFVQTGRDDTKFGFTASTGTADTAIRRAAASESMHLVGLHAHIGSQVFSLDAFAQAARVVARLAAPYRLPELSLGGGLGIPYVEGENAPTITEWALALEEVLQSEGVDARLSTEPGRSIVATAAITLYTVGTVKEIPGVRTYVAVDGGMSDNPRPVLYGSGYETFLPRAVDSPRTRAIRVVGKHCESGDVLVAEGWVPEDLHVDDILATPVTGAYGHSMGSNYNKVRRPAVVFCRDGDARLVVRRETYADLLRLDVG
- a CDS encoding hypothetical protein (transcription termination factor Rho): MTTRAELQEKSVKDLRTIAAAVGIETDGLQKAKLIDRILNADGVAVSTEPAPIDLPAAMPVEAPEPVGDGEPAATVEGESTNDEAGRGQDSTPGGDESRRSDDGGSQREQHQGDTQRQGDTQRQGDEQRQGDEQRQGDEQRNRRRRRRSSGGGQPQVPEGELEQREGILDILPEGYGFLRVTGYLPGDLDVYVSASQIRKFGLRKGDQVSGPIRPPRSQEKFPALTRILGVNGMTAEEARQRPKFSKLTPLFPDIRLRLEVESMPNHSLARIIDLIAPIGKGQRGMIVSPSKAGKTTVLKEIAHSIAVNNPECHVMVVLVDERPEEVTDMQRSVKGEVVYSTFDRPAEEHTQVSDLALERAKRLVEMGTDVVILLDSITRLARAHNLATPASGRILSGGVDSTALYPPKRFFGAARNIEEGGSLTIMATALVETGSRMDEVIFEEFKGTGNMELRLDRGLADRRIYPAVDISQSGTRKEELLFDRQELLQVWKLRRVLLALEPGAALELLIDRLKTTKSNTDFLAEVARST
- the hemY gene encoding protoporphyrinogen oxidase, with the protein product MKNVIVVGGGLGGLFTAVELRRRGMNVTVLEAASEPGGVARTVIEDGFVLEPAASSVLLPNADLSPILETAGVEMVPAAEAAKTRYVYTRGKLIEIPESPAILLSPLVSWKAKLRAVREPWIKTPPPDGDESMHAFFARRFGPELGALASTLMAHGVFAGDPSRLSMRGAFPKMVALEDEAGSMIKGGIARMRQRPKGRPRASVHVAAEGMAGVARTLAAHLGETYRSEWPVTSIEPDDGGWIVRGPGEERADDVVVAIPPHAATRILPSDVSGIVAEGTTAPVVVVWIGGRTADLPIPSGFGVLVGPDADVHALGILFESRYAPGRAPSLHTLAKGIYGGAADPAVMERSDEELVALFVEETGRVCGVEMKPSWSRVIRQEPGIPQYDVGHVAWLDKLDTALSGLPGLHVAGWGYRGIGLSGLAADAVRLGAVLSRE
- the hemH gene encoding ferrochelatase; the protein is MVGVVLAQMGGPRDQAAVEPFIRAIFEDPDLVPIPGGPATSKVFGWLVAKIRGPFVRKNYRLIGGGSPILEITRHQARSLESVIGERDVDVAVAMRYTRPDTYDAVRELVRSGVDRLVLLPLYPQYSTATTGSSESELRRVMTELGVDLPLEVIRTWYDHPAYLDVQAALVSEAIERLPESDRDGVTVLFSAHGLPQRVADRGDPYPEETAATVAGVVQRLAYRIDARIGYQSRTRPVRWIGPGTDEVLRDLAAEGITTVVVVPISFVSDHFETLYETDILFRDTAKKEGIRRYIRADVMNDRPEVGPMLASILEDSL